A genomic region of Bactrocera dorsalis isolate Fly_Bdor chromosome 3, ASM2337382v1, whole genome shotgun sequence contains the following coding sequences:
- the LOC125777601 gene encoding uncharacterized protein LOC125777601, translated as MQEYIALGHMNPVEDDCFDPTQCYYIPHHAVTGKFHVVFNASCKTTSGVSLNDTQFSGPQLQDNWIDILHRFRRYRIAITADVRKMFRQVEINPLHRKWQRILWRESPVEPLRSFELATVTYGMTSSPYNAIRSLRQCAVDNYNIVGDENRASRARNSILDGFYVDDYLESFDSLLEAVSCAHDVNTILRQGHFILDKWNSNCARALHAITDPGKSEVEIELCDSNATVLGLHWNPLSDELFFKVRIEDSHTLPTKRSILSDVARLYDPIGILAPAVVLAKMFIRTLWRKDLNWDTPLPVELQDQWLEFRNGLEELARIRVPRWLGMSPHAFCALHGFCDASSKAYAAFVGNRVAYIQAHTKVECWRHIRSEYNPADCANRGITPASLLHHPLWWTGPPSRYICIENDPVVPELTEEQLQAQTLECQPFRTLITTRQDDHQCLMTSSNGHRIPLIEKFSILSRVLNTTARLRRFLPRYKGQRSNIVTAEEYEWALLLTVKQAQGKAYRREINALKSNSRLDSRSHLLALNPYVDLESILRVGGRLRNAEISNTMSSWWHPANVTVPATTVLDNSRALASEGVHMEMYRVSETSTYSPESTNGFVTP; from the exons ATGCAAGAGTACATAGCACTCGGTCATATGAATCCCGTGGAAGACGATTGCTTCGACCCGACGCAATGCTATTACATACCCCATCATGCGGTGACAGGGAAATTTCATGTGGTATTCAACGCGTCCTGCAAAACCACGAGTGGAGTGTCATTGAACGACACTCAGTTTTCGGGACCACAGCTGCAAGACAATTGGATTGATATTCTTCATCGGTTTCGACGTTATCGAATAGCTATAACAGCCGATGTCAGGAAGATGTTTCGACAGGTTGAGATCAACCCCTTGCATCGTAAATGGCAACGCATCTTGTGGCGGGAGTCACCAGTCGAACCACTACGTAGCTTCGAGTTGGCAACAGTAACGTATGGAATGACAAGCAGTCCATACAATGCGATCCGCTCCTTACGCCAATGTGCTGTAGATAACTACAACATTGTGGGGGACGAAAACCGGGCTTCTAGGGCAAGAAACAGTATCCTTGATGGATTTTACGTCGACGACTATTTGGAAAGTTTTGACTCTCTGTTGGAAGCTGTTAGTTGTGCTCATGATGTCAATACGATCCTTCGTCAAGGTCACTTCATTCTTGACAAATGGAATTCGAACTGCGCCAGAGCACTTCATGCTATCACCGATCCAGGGAAATCGGAGGTAGAAATTGAATTATGCGATTCCAACGCCACTGTGTTAGGCTTACATTGGAATCCGTTGAGCGATGAGCTGTTTTTTAAGGTGAGAATTGAGGACTCACATACACTACCAACAAAGCGTAGTATCTTAAGTGACGTTGCAAGGCTGTATGACCCGATTGGTATACTAGCGCCAGCTGTAGTTCTGGCCAAAATGTTCATTCGAACCCTGTGGAGGAAGGATCTTAACTGGGACACTCCACTACCTGTGGAATTACAAGACCAGTGGCTCGAATTTCGAAATGGTCTTGAAGAACTAGCGCGAATCCGTGTACCGCGTTGGTTAGGGATGTCACCTCATGCATTTTGTGCACTTCATGGCTTCTGTGACGCTAGTTCGAAGGCGTATGCTGCG TTCGTCGGTAATCGAGTTGCATACATCCAGGCCCACACCAAAGTAGAATGTTGGCGACACATTCGCTCCGAGTATAATCCGGCCGATTGTGCAAATCGAGGAATTACGCCTGCAAGCCTTCTGCATCATCCGCTATGGTGGACAGGTCCACCTTCTCGTTATATATGCATCGAAAACGATCCAGTTGTGCCAGAACTAACGGAGGAGCAACTCCAGGCACAGACCCTAGAATGTCAACCTTTTCGTACTCTTATAACCACTCGCCAGGATGATCACCAATGTCTTATGACTTCCTCGAATGGTCACCGAATCCCTCTCATTGAGAAATTTAGCATACTTAGTCGTGTTCTCAATACAACAGCGCGATTAAGACGTTTTCTGCCACGTTACAAGGGTCAGAGGTCGAATATTGTGACAGCAGAAGAATACGAATGGGCTCTGCTTCTAACTGTTAAACAAGCTCAAGGTAAGGCATATAGACGAGAAATTAATGCTCTGAAATCGAATTCCAGGTTAGACAGTCGAAGCCACCTATTAGCCCTAAATCCATATGTGGATCTTGAAAGCATTTTGCGAGTCGGCGGGCGTCTCCGAAATGCAGAAATATCTAAT ACGATGTCTTCATGGTGGCATCCAGCAAATGTTACAGTACCTGCGACGACGGTTTTGGATAATTCACGCGCGCTCGCAAGTGAAGGCGTACATATGGAAATGTACCGTGTGTCGGAGACATCAACGTATTCTCCAGAATCAACAAATGGCTTCGTTACCCCGTGA
- the LOC125777600 gene encoding uncharacterized protein LOC125777600 — protein MREDVKEWVSSYAQQHVAYVGTQWKFITPAAPHHGGIWEAAVRSAKKHLLRIMGQQSLRYHELLTLLTRIEACLNSRPIVALHDDREGGLALTPGDFIIGRPLNCRPEPPLPDIPHNRFHYRQRLQGMFEHFWKRWQNEYLNSLQARSKWMRPEPSLQVGDVVLIRNENLPPACWRMGRITDTHPGSDGLVRVITIE, from the coding sequence ATGCGTGAAGATGTGAAGGAATGGGTATCCTCATACGCGCAACAGCACGTTGCTTATGTTGGTACTCAATGGAAGTTCATTACCCCCGCTGCGCCACATCATGGTGGCATCTGGGAAGCAGCGGTCCGCTCGGCCAAGAAGCATTTACTTCGCATTATGGGCCAACAGTCATTGCGATATCATGAGCTTTTAACGCTATTGACAAGAATTGAAGCGTGTCTTAACTCACGACCAATTGTAGCCTTACATGATGACCGCGAAGGAGGACTAGCCTTAACGCCAGGGGATTTCATAATTGGCCGACCACTCAATTGCCGTCCTGAGCCACCTTTACCAGATATACCGCACAACCGCTTCCATTATAGGCAGCGCTTGCAAGGAATGTTCGAACATTTTTGGAAACGTTGGCAAAATGAGTACCTAAATTCGCTTCAGGCCCGTAGTAAGTGGATGCGGCCTGAACCAAGCCTCCAAGTAGGAGATGTCGTACTTATTCGAAATGAGAATTTGCCACCCGCCTGTTGGCGCATGGGTCGTATCACGGACACCCATCCTGGCAGCGATGGCCTTGTCCGCGTCATTACGATAGAATAG
- the LOC125777602 gene encoding uncharacterized protein LOC125777602, whose amino-acid sequence MVHNRTDLDPAYKLGKLRQCVDQESVPMIGGLYTGGYHEVWSELKRRYDNPRLLAETHVQIFLDLPNNPPEASNTLRSIVDCVRNSFRALAVMDIPVHHWDAIAVPVLLPKLPTTTRNEWGMSLTSVSIPKLEDLLLFLERRANNITVAPQTVSTQPLFRRFASRTVKAHVGATNNTQCTTATPANVGCPQCSGNHRLIRCLQFRNMQVPERWERVRRLAVCFNCLRSGYTVRQCSSGACSFCQQGHNTLLCRRTGTRPVENIADTSVSPSSAASVTTPSSTSKINSGAAANHTSTGPQVYSCQQ is encoded by the coding sequence ATGGTTCATAATCGAACTGACCTGGATCCTGCATATAAGTTGGGTAAGCTACGCCAGTGTGTCGATCAAGAAAGTGTTCCGATGATTGGAGGATTATATACCGGTGGCTACCACGAGGTGTGGTCCGAGCTAAAACGCCGTTATGATAATCCTCGCCTACTGGCAGAAACACACGTGCAGATCTTTCTTGATCTACCGAACAACCCACCAGAGGCTTCGAATACGCTGCGATCGATCGTTGATTGTGTGCGCAATTCATTTCGTGCACTTGCCGTGATGGACATTCCAGTGCACCACTGGGATGCAATAGCAGTTCCTGTACTTTTGCCCAAGTTACCAACAACAACGCGAAATGAATGGGGAATGAGCCTCACATCCGTGAGCATACCGAAGTTGGAAGATTTGCTGCTATTTCTCGAACGACGTGCCAACAACATTACCGTTGCACCACAAACCGTTAGCACACAACCGTTGTTTAGGCGTTTCGCCTCTCGTACAGTTAAGGCGCACGTGGGCGCCACGAATAATACTCAATGTACAACCGCCACCCCCGCCAATGTTGGTTGCCCTCAGTGCTCAGGTAATCATCGTCTAATAAGGTGTCTTCAGTTTCGAAACATGCAAGTCCCTGAACGGTGGGAACGTGTAAGGCGTTTAGCAGTATGTTTCAATTGTCTACGATCAGGATATACCGTCCGCCAGTGTTCTTCTGGTGCATGCTCGTTTTGTCAGCAAGGGCATAACACGCTACTTTGCCGACGTACAGGTACAAGACCTGTGGAAAATATAGCGGATACCAGTGTATCACCATCATCAGCAGCGTCGGTAACAACGCCTAGCTCTACATCAAAAATTAACTCAGGTGCTGCGGCGAACCACACTTCTACCGGACCGCAAGTGTATTCCTGCCAGCAATGA